Proteins from one Candida orthopsilosis Co 90-125, chromosome 2 draft sequence genomic window:
- a CDS encoding chromatin remodelling complex protein, with protein sequence MVQISEVTDKTTSLPVSSAKENRTAAHTHIKGLGLNEHGVAKPIEGGFVGQQDAREACGIIVDLIKSKKMSGKAVLIAGPPATGKTALALAVSQELGPKVPFCPIVGSELYSAEVKKTSALMENFRKAIGLRIKETKEVYEGEVIELTPEEAENPLGGYGKTISHVIVGLKTAKGTKNLRLDPSIYESLQKERVAIGDVIYIESNTGAVKRVGRSDAYATEFDLEAEEYVPLPKGEVHKKKEIVQDVTLHDLDVANARPQGGQDVLSMMGQLLKPKKTEITDKLRSEVNKVVSKYIDQGIAELIPGVLFIDEVNMLDLEIFTYLNKALESNIAPIVILASNRGLTTVKGSDDLSIKAPHGCPPDLIDRLLIVRTLPYNQDEIKTIITKRANLENLTLSDEAINKLSHDGVQTSLRYALQLLTPAGILSSIAGRSTVELQDVEECELLFLDSRRSTKVLNESKTFL encoded by the coding sequence ATGGTACAAATAAGTGAAGTCACAGATAAAACTACATCCCTACCAGTTTCATCTGCTAAGGAAAATAGAACAGCCGCCCACACTCACATCAAAGGACTTGGTTTAAACGAACATGGAGTTGCCAAACCCATTGAAGGTGGATTTGTTGGACAACAGGATGCACGTGAAGCATGTGGGataattgttgatttaatCAAAAGTAAGAAAATGTCAGGCAAAGCTGTTTTGATTGCTGGTCCACCAGCTACTGGTAAAACGGCATTGGCATTGGCAGTATCACAAGAATTGGGTCCAAAAGTCCCCTTTTGCCCCATTGTTGGGCTGGAATTGTATTCAGCTGAAGTTAAAAAGACTAGTGCATTGATGGAAAATTTCCGAAAGGCGATTGGATTAAGGATTAAGGAAACCAAAGAAGTTTATGAAGGTGAAGTTATTGAATTAACCCCAGAAGAAGCTGAAAACCCCTTGGGTGGATATGGTAAAACCATAAGTCATGTTATAGTTGGATTAAAAACAGCAAAGGGAACGAAAAATTTACGATTAGATCCAAGCATTTATGAGTCTTTACAAAAGGAACGTGTTGCCATTGGAGATGTCATTTatattgaatcaaatacTGGTGCAGTTAAACGTGTTGGTAGATCGGATGCATATGCtactgaatttgatttggaagCTGAAGAATATGTCCCACTTCCTAAAGGTGAAGTAcacaagaagaaggaaattgttcaagatGTTACATTACATGATTTAGATGTTGCCAATGCTAGACCTCAAGGTGGACAAGATGTATTGAGTATGATGGGGCAATTATTAAAGCCCAAAAAAACGGAAATCACAGATAAGTTACGCAGTGAGGTTAATAAAGTAGTGTCAAAATATATTGATCAAGGAATAGCTGAATTGATTCCAGGtgtattgtttattgatgaagtaaatatgttggatttggaaattttcaCTTATTTGAATAAAGCTTTGGAAAGTAACATTGCTCCTATTGTTATATTAGCTTCAAATAGAGGATTGACTACTGTGAAAGGATCAGatgatttatcaattaAAGCACCTCATGGATGTCCACCAGATTTAATCGATCGTTTATTGATTGTTAGAACTTTACCTTACAACCAAGATGAAATCAAGACAATTATTACCAAGAGAgccaatttggaaaatttgacattgaGTGATGAAGCAATTAACAAATTAAGTCATGATGGTGTACAAACTTCATTAAGGTATGCTTTACAATTGTTGACCCCGGCCGGTATATTAAGTTCTATAGCTGGTCGCTCAACTGTTGAATTacaagatgttgaagaatgtgagttgttgtttttaGATTCAAGAAGATCAACTAAGGTATTGaatgaatcaaaaacattcCTTTAG
- a CDS encoding Ubx2 protein (S. cerevisiae homolog UBX2 has binding, bridging and has role in protein secretion, ER-associated protein catabolic process), protein MSSSDNQEVISQFKIIAGLESDDSSGDIDNKIHSLLTVHDDNLNNAILTYLESGFDTVDSANANIQNDIGSSSAVDTREIENINGHGVDDDYQDDGGIGELIHRSSSTRTRGEYVNLQSQMFLNSLMPRLPKAPQISTRWQLDVGIYSSLIHEREEKRKQELSGEKESEDDTVTEQSRDVESDTSSIRSNTTRSNNSILNTLWLILLIIPRNFISMVINSIKFFFGFGWSSSDGNDNNFKLNKPFDFENFHPDYSYLSTLKEEVSDESNPLDLYKIAESGFNELHSHCQKEYEWLLVVLTNDSPETTNFINKLLKNSLFKKSFNQTDGNFKSTKLYFANVDHSPEAWEIGQTYKIKKTPYIMLVANVSPSPDIMASMSIVYKSNLSKPFITDDEVTVTVLKVAKYLAKNIDKYNPQLVAARYDKQETDFSRLIRQQQDDAYTQSLLKDKMKKQKRDEELRLKQEAENLIKLRRWFLFNLIKDSHIASLTSPNDALRVAVKLPSGKRFIEQFNKSITISQFFIYIELKLFIEEMTSALNHANENWLQDEATIDELIDELDSDLSQEYKSKFDDVHHYYLENPFKFEVVQPYPKKVIACDSELTIGEVPEFKGANFLVEYIVEEEDEEEEEENVVDEKED, encoded by the coding sequence ATGTCAAGTTCAGATAATCAAGAAGTTATTAGTCAATTCAAGATAATAGCTGGTTTAGAATCAGACGATTCTTCTGGTGACATCGATAACAAAATTCACAGTCTACTAACAGTTCACGATGATAATTTGAACAATGCAATCTTGACATACTTGGAATCTGGGTTTGATACAGTTGATTCAGCTAACGCAAATATACAAAATGACATAGGCTCCAGCTCAGCAGTTGACACGAgagagattgaaaacataAATGGCCACGGTGTCGATGACGATTATCAAGACGACGGAGGCATTGGTGAACTAATACACCGGTCCTCTTCAACAAGAACTAGAGGTGAGTATGTTAATCTACAAAGTCAAATGTTTCTCAATTCACTTATGCCTCGATTACCTAAGGCACCTCAAATATCCACGCGTTGGCAATTAGATGTGGGCATTTATAGTTCGCTCATTCATGAGCGTGAAGAGAAGCGTAAACAAGAATTGTCCGGAGAGAAGGAACTGGAAGATGATACAGTGACTGAGCAAAGTCGTGATGTAGAAAGCGACACTTCAAGCATTAGACTGAATACTACTCGCAGCAACAACTCAATTTTGAACACTTTGTGGTTGATCTTGTTAATTATACCTAGAAACTTTATTCTGATGGTAATCAATTCTATAAAGTTCTTTTTCGGTTTTGGATGGAGTAGTAGTGATGGAAAtgacaacaatttcaaacttaaTAAAccgtttgattttgaaaactttcATCCTGACTATTCATACTTGTCTACGTTGAAAGAGGAGGTGTCAGATGAATCTAATCCGCTTGACTTGTATAAAATAGCCGAATCAGGATTCAATGAGCTACATTCACATTGTCAAAAGGAATACGAGTGGTTATTGGTTGTTTTAACTAATGATTCACCAGAAACCAccaattttatcaacaagttACTCAAAAATTCCCTCTTCAAGAAATCGTTCAACCAAACTGATGGCAATTTCAAGTCAACCAAATTGTACTTTGCCAATGTCGATCATTCACCAGAAGCTTGGGAAATTGGTCAAACTTATAAGATCAAGAAAACACCATATATAATGCTTGTTGCTAATGTATCACCCAGTCCTGATATTATGGcatcaatgtcaattgtttacaaatccaatttatccaaaCCATTCATTACCGATGATGAAGTAACCGTAACTGTGTTGAAAGTTGCTAAATACTTGGCCAAAAATATCGACAAGTATAATCCGCAATTAGTGGCTGCTAGATACGATAAACAAGAAACTGATTTTAGTCGATTGATtagacaacaacaagacGACGCATATACACAATCGTTATTGAAAgacaagatgaagaaacaaaaacgAGATGAAGAATTGCGATTGAAACAAGAGGCAGaaaacttgatcaaattaaGACGttggtttctttttaatttaaTCAAGGATAGCCATATTGCTAGTTTAACTAGTCCCAATGATGCTTTACGTGTGGCAGTTAAACTACCTAGTGGTAAAAGGTTTATTGAGCAATTTAACAAGTCAATTACAATACTGCAATTTTTCATCTACATCGAACTCAAGTTATTCATCGAAGAAATGACTCTGGCATTGAATCATGCTAATGAGAATTGGTTACAAGATGAAGCAACtattgatgagttgattgatgaattagATCTGGATTTATCTCAAGAGTACAAGAGTAAATTCGATGATGTACATCATTATTATCTTGAAAATCCATTCAAGTTTGAAGTTGTACAACCATATCCTAAAAAGGTCATTGCTTGTGATTCAGAATTGACGATTGGAGAAGTGCCTGAATTCAAAGGTGCCAATTTCTTGGTGGAATATATAGttgaggaagaagatgaggaagaagaggaagaaaatgttgttgatgagaaGGAAGATTAA
- a CDS encoding Ubx2 protein produces MIANYIDLDHCTYILTYLHTYRTGCRSFSSTETDNRNYCKIYSSCSSMYMSGGTFDAVGSKANVCYYLCSSCKEYLFFSSPLSALENMRIVNKKTGGSVQIHKKRKAMYNNIYPERTASSTLSKGASGKRQRTKRCFKVTTTCYVTSEYNSEPMRSRKQEHII; encoded by the coding sequence ATGATAGCAAATTATATAGATTTAGATCATTGTACATACATACTTACATACTTACATACTTACAGAACAGGCTGTAGATCTTTCAGTTCTACCGAAACTGACAACCGAAACTATTGCAAAATCTACTCTTCGTGTTCCTCCATGTATATGTCGGGAGGAACTTTTGATGCGGTTGGATCTAAAGCAAATGTCTGCTACTACCTTTGCTCTCTGTGTAAAGAATatctatttttttcttcccCACTCTCGGCATTGGAGAACATGAGAATTGTTAACAAGAAAACAGGTGGGTCAGTACAGATAcacaaaaagagaaaagcGATGTACAACAACATATATCCAGAAAGAACGgcatcttcaacattgtcTAAGGGTGCATCAGGTAAAAGACAAAGAACGAAGAGATGTTTTAAGGTGACAACTACTTGCTACGTTACGTCAGAGTACAACTCTGAACCGATGAGATCAAGAAAACAAGAACATATCATTTAA
- a CDS encoding Gut2 glycerol-3-phosphate dehydrogenase: protein MSRFFKSALGKASLALGAAAGGTIIYLDFIQPKKPAQIATSYKPLKKDYPTPPTREELVSRLTPEKKFDVLIIGGGAVGSGCAVDAATRGLNVCLLEKTDFGSGTSSKSTKMAHGGVRYLEKAIFQLSKAQLDLVIEALNERGNMLRTAPHLCSVLPIMIPVYNYWQVPYFFAGCKMYDWFAGKQNLRNSTIFSKEQAAAIAPMMDVSNLKAACVYHDGSFNDTRMNATLAITAIENGATVLNYFNVDQLLKDDKGKLYGVKATDLETNKQYELKATSIVNATGPFADNILEMDEDPQGLPPKVPQKPRMVVPSSGVHIVLPEYYCPQNIGLLDPSTSDGRVMFFLPWQGKVLAGTTDTPVKYVPENPIPTEEDIQDIINEMQKYLVFPIDRTDVLSAWSGIRPLVRDPRSVPKGQEDSGSTEGLVRSHLLLESPSGLVTISGGKWTTYREMAQETIDYVVKHFDFAGKNVKPCQTNELILIGGDDYSKNYSARLIHEYKIPLKLAKHLSHNYGSRSAMILDLYAASDYNKLPITLAANKEFTPSLVEASPENQLSYQSFDEPFTIAELLYSLKYEYPRTPVDFLARRTRLAFLNAREALSAVDGVVEIMSQELNWDDATKEKMRKDAVKYIGNMGISPKKFDVEEFIVQ from the coding sequence ATGTCGaggtttttcaaatcagcaTTGGGTAAAGCATCCTTAGCTTTGGGTGCAGCCGCTGGAGGTACCATTATCTATTTAGATTTCATTCAACCCAAAAAACCAGCTCAAATTGCTACGTCTTATAAAcctttgaaaaaggattATCCAACTCCACCTACACGTGAAGAATTAGTATCAAGGTTAACACCAGAAAAGAAGTTTGATGTCTTGAtcattggtggtggtgctgtTGGATCGGGATGTGCCGTTGATGCAGCTACTCGTGGGTTAAATGTATGTTTATTGGAAAAGACTGATTTTGGATCTGGTACATCATCTAAATCTACCAAGATGGCGCATGGTGGTGTTAgatatttggaaaaggccattttccaattatCTAAAGCACAATTGGATTTAGTTATTGAAGCTTTAAATGAAAGAGGTAACATGTTGAGAACTGCTCCTCACTTGTGTTCAGTTTTGCCAATTATGATTCCAGTTTACAACTACTGGCAAGTTCCATACTTTTTTGCTGGTTGTAAAATGTATGATTGGTTTGCtggaaaacaaaatttgagAAACTCAACCATCTTCAGTAAAGAACAAGCTGCTGCTATTGCTCCAATGATGGATGTATCAAACTTGAAAGCTGCATGTGTTTATCATGACGGTTCATTCAACGATACGAGAATGAATGCTACTTTGGCCATTACTGCTATTGAAAACGGTGCTACTGTATTAAACTATTTTaatgttgatcaattattgaaagatgaTAAAGGAAAATTGTATGGTGTTAAAGCTACCGATTTAGAGACCAACAAACAGTATGAATTGAAAGCTACTTCAATTGTCAATGCTACTGGTCCTTTTGCTGATaacattttggaaatggaTGAAGATCCTCAAGGATTACCACCAAAAGTTCCTCAAAAACCAAGAATGGTTGTTCCATCAAGTGGTGTCCATATTGTTTTGCCAGAATACTATTGTCCACAAAATATTGGTTTATTAGATCCTTCAACTTCTGATGGAAGAGTTATGTTTTTCTTACCATGGCAAGGAAAGGTGCTTGCTGGTACCACTGATACTCCAGTTAAATACGTCCCTGAAAACCCAATCCCaactgaagaagatattCAAGATATCATAAACGAAATGCAAAAATACTTGGTTTTCCCAATTGATAGAACTGATGTATTGTCAGCTTGGTCAGGTATCAGACCATTGGTTAGAGACCCAAGATCTGTACCAAAGGGACAAGAAGATTCAGGCTCAACCGAAGGATTAGTTAGATCAcacttgttgttggaatCGCCATCTGGATTAGTTACCATATCAGGAGGTAAATGGACCACCTACAGAGAAATGGCTCAAGAAACTATTGATTATGTTGTTAAAcactttgattttgctgGAAAGAATGTCAAACCATGCCAAACTAATGAATTGATCTTgattggtggtgatgattATTCCAAGAACTATTCTGCTAGATTGATTCACGAATACAAGATTCCATTGAAATTAGCTAAACATTTATCTCACAACTACGGTTCACGTTCAGCTATGATTTTGGACTTGTACGCCGCCAGTGACTACAACAAATTACCAATCACATTAGCCGCCAATAAGGAATTCACCCCTTCTTTGGTTGAAGCCTCCCCAGAAAACCAATTAAGTTATcaatcatttgatgaacCATTCACCATTGCTGAATTATTATACTCTTTGAAGTATGAATATCCAAGAACACCAGTTGATTTCCTTGCTAGAAGAACTAGATTGGCATTTTTGAATGCAAGAGAAGCTCTTTCTGCAGTTGATGGAGTTGTAGAAATTATGagtcaagaattgaattgggaTGATGCaactaaagaaaaaatGAGAAAAGATGCTGTCAAGTATATTGGTAATATGGGTATTTCACCAAAGAAGTTcgatgttgaagaatttattGTGCAATAG
- a CDS encoding Gdh3 NADP-glutamate dehydrogenase, translating to MVLPHEPEFQQAYDELVTAIQDSTLFTEQPKYKKVIPVVSVPERVIQFRVTWENDKGEIQVNNGYRVQFNSALGPYKGGLRFHPTVNLSILKFLGFEQIFKNALTGLSMGGGKGGSDFDPKGKTDSEIRRFCVSFMRQLARYIGPDTDIPAGDIGVGGREVGFLFGAYKQMQNNWSGVLTGKGLTWGGSLIRPEATGYGCVYYTEKMIERATNGKESFKGKRVAISGSGNVAQYAALKVIELGGIVVSLSDSKGSIISKNGITAEQIEAIAAAKLKFKTLEQITKDEATIFSGNNSVEYIAGVRPWTKVGQVDVALPSATQNEVSGDEAKALVDAGCKYIAEGSNMGSTQEAIEVFEANRNNGVWYAPGKAANCGGVAVSGLEMAQNSQRVNWTKEEVDAKLKEIMVNCFENCYDTAKKYSTDKGSELPSLLKGANIAGFLKVADAMFDQGEVF from the coding sequence atggtcTTGCCACACGAACCAGAATTTCAACAAGCTTACGACGAATTAGTTACTGCTATTCAAGATTCTACTTTATTCACTGAACAACCAAAATACAAGAAGGTTATTCCAGTTGTTTCTGTTCCTGAAAGAGTTATTCAATTTAGAGTTACTTGGGAAAACGACAAAGGTGAAATCCAAGTCAACAATGGTTACAGAGTCCAATTCAACTCTGCTTTAGGTCCATACAAGGGTGGTTTACGTTTCCACCCAACTGTTAACTTGtctattttgaaatttttgggttttgaacaaattttcaaaaatgcaTTAACTGGGTTGTCAATGGGTGGTGGTAAAGGTGGTTCCGATTTCGATCCAAAAGGCAAAACCGATTCTGAAATTAGAAGATTCTGTGTTTCTTTTATGAGACAATTGGCTAGATATATTGGCCCAGATACCGATATTCCAGCCGGTGatattggtgttggtggAAGAGAAGTTGGTTTCCTTTTTGGTGCTTACAAACAAATGCAAAACAATTGGTCTGGTGTTTTGACTGGTAAAGGTTTGACCTGGGGTGGTTCTTTAATTAGACCAGAAGCTACCGGTTATGGATGTGTTTACTATACCGAAAAGATGATTGAAAGGGCCACCAATGGTAAAGAATCATTCAAGGGTAAAAGAGTTGCCATTTCTGGTTCAGGTAACGTTGCTCAATACGCTGCTTTGAAAGTTATTGAATTGGgtggtattgttgtttcatTGTCTGACTCTAAAGGATCTATCATCTCAAAGAATGGTATTACTGctgaacaaattgaagcTATTGCTGCTGCCAAATTGAAGTTCAAGACCTTGGAACAAATTACCAAGGATGAAGCCACCATCTTTAGCGGTAACAACTCTGTTGAATACATTGCTGGTGTTAGACCATGGACTAAAGTTGGACAAGTTGATGTTGCTTTGCCATCAGCTACCCAAAATGAAGTTAGTGGGGATGAAGCTAAAGCTTTAGTTGATGCTGGATGCAAATACATTGCCGAAGGTTCCAATATGGGTTCTACTCAAGAAGCTATTGAAGTCTTTGAGGCCAACAGAAACAATGGTGTCTGGTATGCTCCAGGTAAAGCTGCCAACTGTGGTGGTGTTGCCGTCTCTGGTTTGGAAATGGCTCAAAACTCTCAAAGAGTCAACTGGaccaaagaagaagttgatgctaaattgaaagaaattATGGTCAACTGTTTTGAAAACTGTTATGACACTGCAAAGAAATATTCTACTGATAAAGGAAGTGAATTGCCATCACTTTTGAAAGGTGCAAACATTGCTGGTTTCTTGAAAGTTGCCGATGCTATGTTTGACCAAGGTGAAGTCTTCTAA
- a CDS encoding Trp5 predicted tryptophan synthase has product MSSALKETFARCKKENRNALVNFITAGYPTIEDTIPILTNMQKAGVDIIEIGIPFSDPIADGPTIQTANVKALENGMTVAKVLELVKQARDTGVSVPLILMGYYNPILKYGEAKFLQDAAAAGVNGFIIVDLPPEEAVKFRGACSKHGLSYVPLVAPATTDERLKVLGQIADSFVYVVSKMGTTGASNKVSAGIEDLCARVRKYVGEDTPIAVGFGVSTREHYLAVGKVADGVVIGSKIVTLIGESKPGERGETAYKYVRSILGDDYNVTAPEQFQNGSKDKEEGGDLTKPQPNFEEPHKYNPRFGDFGGQYVPEALHTCLAELEKGFEDAVADPEFWKEFKDLYSYIGRPSSLHKAERLTEHAGGATIWLKREDLNHTGSHKINNALAQVLIAKRLGKKKIIAETGAGQHGVATATACAKFGLECTVFMGAEDTRRQALNVFRMKILGANVVPVKNGTQTLRDATSEAFRFWVSNLETTHYVVGSAIGPHPYPTLVRTFQSVIGQEVKQQFAELNNGKLPNAVVACVGGGSNSTGLFSPFEKDLEVKMLGVEAGGDGIDTDRHSATLTAGIPGVFHGVRTFVLQDNDGQVHDTHSVSAGLDYPGVGPELAYWKSTGRADFIAATDAQALEGFKLLSQLEGIIPALESSHAIYGGVKLAKTLPKDQHIVINVSGRGDKDVQSVAEVLPRLGEQIGWDLRFDEDPSKKNVV; this is encoded by the coding sequence ATGTCTTCCGCATTGAAAGAAACATTTGCTCGCTGCAAAAAGGAAAACCGTAATGCATTagtcaatttcattactGCAGGATACCCAACTATTGAAGATACAATCCCCATTTTAACCAATATGCAAAAAGCCGGGGTTGATATTATTGAAATAGGTATACCGTTTTCCGATCCTATTGCTGATGGTCCTACTATTCAAACTGCCAATGTCAAGGCTTTGGAAAATGGAATGACGGTTGCTAAAGTATTGGAGTTGGTGAAACAAGCTAGAGATACTGGTGTTTCTGTTCCTTTAATCTTGATGGGTTATTataatccaattttgaaatatggTGAAGCTAAATTTTTACAGGATGCAGCAGCTGCTGGTGTTAATGGgtttattattgttgatttaccaCCTGAAGAAGCTGTTAAGTTTAGAGGTGCTTGTTCAAAACATGGATTATCATATGTCCCATTAGTGGCACCAGCTACTACTGATGAGAGGTTGAAAGTGTTGGGGCAAATTGCTGACTCTTTTGTATATgttgtttccaaaatggGTACTACTGGTGCTTCAAATAAAGTTAGTGCTGGTATTGAAGACTTATGTGCAAGAGTACGAAAATATGTTGGTGAGGACACTCCAATTGCTGTTGGGTTTGGTGTTTCCACACGAGAACATTACCTTGCCGTGGGCAAAGTTGCCGATGGAGTGGTTATTGGATCGAAGATTGTCACTTTAATCGGTGAGTCAAAACCTGGTGAACGTGGTGAAACTGCTTACAAATACGTTAGATCAATCCTCGGTGATGATTATAATGTCACTGCTCCAgaacaattccaaaatgGCAGCAaagataaagaagaaggtggCGATCTTACCAAGCCACAACCAAACTTTGAAGAGCCTCACAAATACAACCCACgttttggtgattttggTGGTCAATATGTTCCTGAAGCTCTTCATACATGTTTAgctgaattggaaaaaggGTTTGAAGATGCTGTTGCTGATCCCGAATTTTGGAAAGAGTTTAAAGACTTGTATTCATACATTGGTAGACCATCTTCATTACATAAAGCAGAAAGATTAACTGAGCATGCAGGAGGTGCCACCATTTGGTTAAAGAGGGAAGATTTGAACCATACTGGTTCTCACAAGATCAACAATGCTTTAGCACAAGTGCTTATCGCCAAGAGATTGGGcaagaagaaaatcatTGCTGAAACTGGTGCTGGACAACATGGTGTTGCTACTGCTACTGCTTGTGCTAAATTCGGATTAGAATGTACTGTTTTTATGGGAGCTGAAGATACTAGACGACAAGCTTTGAATGTGTTCCGTATGAAGATTCTTGGTGCCAATGTTGTTCCTGTTAAAAATGGTACTCAAACATTGCGTGATGCAACTTCAGAAGCTTTTAGGTTCTGGGTTTctaatttggaaacaacTCATTATGTAGTTGGATCAGCAATTGGACCCCATCCATATCCAACCTTGGTTCGTACTTTCCAAAGTGTCATTGGACAAGAAgtaaaacaacaatttgcCGAATTGAACAACGGGAAATTACCCAATGCCGTAGTTGCTTgtgttggtggtggatCCAACTCAACTGGATTATTCTCCCcctttgaaaaagatttaGAGGTTAAAATGTTGGGAGTGGAAGCTGGTGGTGATGGTATTGATACTGATCGTCATTCAGCTACTTTAACCGCTGGTATCCCCGGGGTGTTCCATGGTGTGAGAACATTTGTCTTGCAAGATAATGATGGACAAGTCCATGATACGCATTCTGTTTCCGCTGGATTGGATTATCCTGGTGTTGGACCTGAATTAGCATATTGGAAATCTACCGGTAGAGCTGATTTCATTGCTGCTACTGATGCTCAAGCTTTAGAAGGTTTCAAACTCTTGTCACAATTGGAAGGTATTATTCCAGCTTTGGAATCGTCGCATGCCATTTATGGTGGTGTTAAGTTGGCAAAAACTTTACCTAAAGATCAACATATTGTTATCAATGTTTCTGGTAGAGGTGATAAAGATGTTCAATCTGTTGCTGAAGTATTGCCTAGATTGGGTGAACAAATTGGTTGGGATTTGagatttgatgaagatccATCAAAGAAGAATGTTGTATGA